The Vibrio tapetis subsp. tapetis genome segment GCCAAATCAGACAGCGCTTGATATTGGTCACCTTGAATTAAGTGATAGCAACAAGGGGCAATGGTGAGTGCTGGTAATCCGATATTGCAGCCATGCCGTATCAAATTGACGTGTAAATCTCCGCAAGCATGCAGGGCAACAGCGTGCTGTCGATTATTCATGATGAGCGATGCGTCGTCAGCGAGCGCATCTCCCTGAACAAATGTCATCGGCAATGCTTGCTTATTCGCTTCCATCTGTCCCGAATCACACAAAGACTGTTGCCATTCGAAGCTCGTTACAGGCTGGGTTGTACTCAAGGCAAGTATTCGTCCTAGATAGCCCTTACCTGAACACCATTCCAACCACTCAGAACCTTGATGCTCGTCCAAGGACGCCTGACTCATAGCCACTATCTGATTAAGCTTTCTTCCAGGAACGCCTACCTCTGCACCGCGAGGTAGTGGTAAGGGCTGAGTATTAGTTGTAGGTAACTGAGACAAAGAGTCTAGCGTTAACACTTCGGGAATGTAACGACCAACTTCAGGGACAAGTGATGCATTATTTTGTTTATAAAACTCTATATCATCGTTCGTTAATGACATTAACCAACGGTGTAATTCGGGGGCTTGACGTAGCTGAACTGATGCCGACGTTTCAGTACTGTGAAATGGTTCAAAACGCCAGTAACGCTGGTTCGCTGTTAAAATGGCATCAATTTGAGTAAAAATAGAAAACATGAGATCCCCCTATCGCTGGCGCATTGTAGGGGGAATCTGATCGAGACGGAAGAAATTTAACGAATGGGTAGTTCAATATCCCTAAACATTTCTTCTATCTCGGCGTTGCTTTTTAAAGAGATAGCTTGTTCCACAACCGGTCTTGTTAAATGTGGTGCAAAGCGCTCAACAAAATCGTACATATAAGAGCGCAAGAAAGTTCCCTTCCTAAAGCCTATCGAAGTCGTACTCGCTCCGAAAATATGGCTTGCATCAATGGCAACCAAATCAGAATCTTGTTCTTTATCGACCGCCATACTGGCGATAACCCCTACGCCAATTCCCATTCTTACATAAGTCTTGATAACGTCGGCGTCTGTTGCCGTGAAGACGATTTTCGGCGTTAGGCCTGCGCGATTAAACGCAGTATCAAGCTCAGAGCGACCAGTAAAACCAAAAACATAGGTAACAAGCGAATACGTTGCTAAATCCTCGATGGTGATATTGCTTTTTTGTGCCAGAGGGTGATCTTTCGGCACCACAATCGAACGGTTCCAATGATAGCAAGGCAGCATTATCGCATCGTGGTATAAGTGCAAGGCCTCAGTCGCGATCGCAAAATTCGCCGTCCCTTTCGCAACCGCTTCAGACATTTGCGTAGGCGTTCCCTGGTGCATGTTTAACGCAACTTTAGGATACCGCTTGGTGAACCCTTTAATCACATCTGGTAATGCGTAACGAGCTTGGGTATGGGTTGTCGAAATATTCAGAGTTCCCATTTCTGGGTGAGTGTGTTCTCCGGCAACGGCTTTAATGCTCTCGACACGAGCCAAAATTTCTCGAGAAATACGAACAATATCTTCACCGGCCCCAGTAACTTGAGTTAAATGCTTACCGCTACGCTCAAAGATCTGAATGCCCAGTTCATCTTCAAGTAATCGCACTTGCTTACTGATCCCCGGCTGGGAGGTAAACAGGCTTTCTGCCGTGGCTGATACATTAAGGTTATGATTGACCACTTCCACAATATACTTTAGTTGCTGTAATTTCATTGTGAGCCTCGTACTCCATTACTTTGTCTGTTACGCAGTAAAACCAAATCAATCATGGCCTACCATATGTAATTATTTACTCTCATATAAGTATTAGTTATAACGCGATAACCTTGCAATTAACAGTAAAAATCGGACATTTAGCTCACGGATATATCACCATCAACTATAGTAATAAAAGAGTTTTGCAAGCAGCCCCGCATTATTGGTGGCTAAAATACGGTTTTTCATTAAGTTTCTTGATAGTTAAGATAATAATGTAATTTGTTACTTTCTTAGATGCTGTTATACGAAAGTTCGTGTATCCTCTAAAGTT includes the following:
- a CDS encoding methyltransferase → MFSIFTQIDAILTANQRYWRFEPFHSTETSASVQLRQAPELHRWLMSLTNDDIEFYKQNNASLVPEVGRYIPEVLTLDSLSQLPTTNTQPLPLPRGAEVGVPGRKLNQIVAMSQASLDEHQGSEWLEWCSGKGYLGRILALSTTQPVTSFEWQQSLCDSGQMEANKQALPMTFVQGDALADDASLIMNNRQHAVALHACGDLHVNLIRHGCNIGLPALTIAPCCYHLIQGDQYQALSDLARNSELNLTQSELRIPLQATVTGGERVKRHRYLEMTYRLGLDNFLRCEKKHERYTPLPSIKKSELALGFEHFCRWAAKKRSIDIDGMNFEHWLVSGKERFIEMERMSLIQQVFQRPLEMWLVLDRALYLEQNGYKTMLSEFCNSSDTPRNILIQANRK
- the cysB gene encoding HTH-type transcriptional regulator CysB, whose protein sequence is MKLQQLKYIVEVVNHNLNVSATAESLFTSQPGISKQVRLLEDELGIQIFERSGKHLTQVTGAGEDIVRISREILARVESIKAVAGEHTHPEMGTLNISTTHTQARYALPDVIKGFTKRYPKVALNMHQGTPTQMSEAVAKGTANFAIATEALHLYHDAIMLPCYHWNRSIVVPKDHPLAQKSNITIEDLATYSLVTYVFGFTGRSELDTAFNRAGLTPKIVFTATDADVIKTYVRMGIGVGVIASMAVDKEQDSDLVAIDASHIFGASTTSIGFRKGTFLRSYMYDFVERFAPHLTRPVVEQAISLKSNAEIEEMFRDIELPIR